The Candidatus Angelobacter sp. DNA segment CTGAAAGTGACTCCTCTACTGAAAGCCGTCGCGGCGGTCAGCGTTGGGATCGTCCATCGGCAGGTATTGCTTGACCTTTGCTATGTTGAAGACGCGGCGGCGGAAGTTGACATGAATATCGTCATGACCGAGGCCGGTGAATTCATAGAACTGCAAGGCAGCGGCGAGGAGGCCACATTTGACGAAAGCCAGCTCGGCCACCTGTTGAGTCTGGGCAGAGCCGGTATTCAACAACTGTTCAAAGCCCAGCGAAAGGCTCTCGATACCATCGCGACCGCCGAGTGACGGGCCCGACCGATTTTGAACGGTGCCTTATCCATTCATTCAGCAAATCTCTGTTACGACGGCTCCGGAGTCGGAGGAAGCTGTCGCCGCGTTGCTCGAAGGTTTATTTGGGGAACGCCCATCCGTGCATTCTGATCCACGAACCCGTAAGTTTACGGTTTCGGTGTACCTGACAAGATTTCCCTGTCGGCGTGCTGAAGCCCACGCACGCCTGCGGGCCGGCCTGAAGCGAATCCGCGGTTGTGGCTTGCGTACAGGCGTCGCTCGCGTTGCCTTCCGCCGGGTTCGTTCCGAAGACTGGGCGGAATCCTGGAAGAAACATTTCAAACCGCTCGAAATTGGCCGGGCACTGCTGATCAGGCCGACGTGGAGCCATCGTCGTCCGCGATCAAACCAAGCTGTCGTTGTGCTTGACCCCGGCCTTAGCTTTGGCACGGGGCAACATCCGACGACGATTTTCTGTCTCGAACAACTCGTTACTCGACGACGGCCCGCAGATCCGCAATCCTTTCTCGACATGGGCACAGGCTCCGGAATCCTCGCGATCGCGGCAGCGAAACTTGGCTACCACCCGGTTCACGCGTTCGACCACGATCCGACCGCAATCCGGGTTGCGAATGCCAACGCCCTGCAGAACCACGCCGAAGGACTCATTCGTTTCAATCACAAAGACTTGAGCCGGATGCCAGCCCACGCCCACCGTAAGTTTCATCTGATCTGTGCAAACCTCGTTTGCGACCTTTTGATCGAACAGTCAAAGCGCATTCTGTCGTTTCTCGAACCCAACGGCATACTTGTGCTCGCCGGCACAGTTGTGGACCAGTTCCCGGAAGTGGCAAGCGTCTATAAGGCTGGTGGCTTGAAGCTGCTCGAAATAAGAACGACAAAGGAATGGCAGTCGGCAGCATTTACCCCCAGGTGAGGGAACATCGCCAAGGCAGTAAGGAGAGCGGCCAACTATCTTCACACACGCTGGGCAGAATGTAGACCGCACCGTTGAACGTTTGACGATCGCGGGCGTCAGATTAAGTTGAAGCAACTTCAGTAACCGTGATGGCAGCGTTATTAAGAGCAAACGGAGAAGGCAGGGGCGCTGGCATTGTTTTCGCTCGAAGCAGTTTCGAGAAAGACGAACAAAGGATCCAAACCATGACGAAGACACTCGAAGTCCTCTCGGACGTGATTCGCAACAACAAACATCCATTCCGCCAAGTGGATGATCGTCCGGATAAGTCGAAAAAACATCGTTACGAGCGTCGTAAGATAAAGGAATGTCTCAAATTAGGTGATTGGGATTCCGAGACACAAGGCTCAACTTCTTAAGCGAAAAGCCACCAACCCAGACTCAAACTACGCCTCATGCGATGGCGTGCGGAGATAATGTTCTCAAGAGGAACCTCGTCACAGCCAA contains these protein-coding regions:
- a CDS encoding 50S ribosomal protein L11 methyltransferase, translating into MYLTRFPCRRAEAHARLRAGLKRIRGCGLRTGVARVAFRRVRSEDWAESWKKHFKPLEIGRALLIRPTWSHRRPRSNQAVVVLDPGLSFGTGQHPTTIFCLEQLVTRRRPADPQSFLDMGTGSGILAIAAAKLGYHPVHAFDHDPTAIRVANANALQNHAEGLIRFNHKDLSRMPAHAHRKFHLICANLVCDLLIEQSKRILSFLEPNGILVLAGTVVDQFPEVASVYKAGGLKLLEIRTTKEWQSAAFTPR